In one Balaenoptera musculus isolate JJ_BM4_2016_0621 chromosome 20, mBalMus1.pri.v3, whole genome shotgun sequence genomic region, the following are encoded:
- the LOC118886364 gene encoding keratin-associated protein 9-3-like — protein MACCSTSFCGFPICSTGGTCGSSCCQPTCCQPGCCQPTFCQTNCCQTSGCETGCGIAGSIGCGQEGGSGAASCRTRWCRPDCRVEGTCLPPCCVVSCTPPCCCQLHHAQASCCRPSYCGQSCCRLACCCQPTCCEPTCWQPTC, from the coding sequence ATGGCCTGCTGTTCCACTAGCTTCTGTGGATTTCCCATCTGTTCCACTGGTGGGACCTGTGGCTCCAGCTGCTGCCAGCCAACCTGCTGCCAACCCGGGTGTTGCCAGCCAACCTTCTGCCAGACCAACTGCTGCCAGACCAGTGGCTGTGAGACTGGCTGTGGCATTGCTGGTAGCATTGGCTGTGGCCAGGAGGGAGGCAGTGGAGCTGCGAGCTGCCGCACCAGGTGGTGCCGACCTGACTGCCGCGTGGAGGgcacctgcctgcctccctgctgTGTGGTGAGCTGCACCCCCCCGTGCTGCTGCCAGCTGCACCATGCCCAGGCCTCCTGCTGCCGCCCATCCTACTGTGGACAGTCCTGCTGCCGCCTAGCCTGCTGCTGCCAGCCCACCTGCTGTGAGCCCACTTGCTGGCAGCCCACCTGCTAA